A window of Costertonia aggregata contains these coding sequences:
- a CDS encoding phytoene desaturase family protein has protein sequence MNKKIVIIGSGFSALSASCYLAKSGYDVSIYEKNHTVGGRARQLKKEGFTFDMGPSWYWMPDIFDKFFGDFGKKTSDYYQLDKLSPAYKIIFSDEVITIGDQMDKICDEFERIERGSSKHLRKFIHKAQENYEIAINKVVLRPGLSPLELVTPETAARVDQFFKTISGEVRKKFKNPKLVSTLEFPVLFLGAKPNKTPSFYSFMNYADFGLGTWHPKGGMYQIVLAMQSLAAELGVKIHVDTPVDKITVENGKATAIVVQGKTIFADVVLSGADYHHSETLLDKEYRQYSPEYWDKKTFAPSSLLFYVGFDKKLQNIEHHNLFFDTDFERHAEEIYDTPKWPKNPLFYVNFPSVTDTSMAPKNCETGFFLVPIAPDLEDTPELRKQYFDIIIDRFEQRTSQNVKNNIIFKESFCVNDFVEDYNSYKGNAYGMANTLLQTAFLRPKLKSKKVKNLFFTGQLTVPGPGVPPALISGKLVSELIAKNHQV, from the coding sequence ATGAATAAAAAAATAGTAATAATAGGTTCGGGTTTTTCTGCATTATCGGCTTCTTGCTATTTGGCAAAATCAGGTTATGATGTGTCCATTTATGAAAAAAACCACACCGTTGGTGGTAGGGCAAGACAGTTAAAAAAAGAGGGCTTTACTTTTGATATGGGCCCTAGTTGGTATTGGATGCCCGATATTTTTGATAAATTTTTTGGGGATTTTGGAAAAAAAACATCTGATTACTATCAATTGGATAAATTAAGTCCTGCCTACAAAATCATCTTTTCTGATGAAGTCATTACCATAGGCGACCAAATGGATAAAATATGTGATGAGTTTGAACGTATAGAACGAGGAAGTTCAAAACATTTGCGAAAATTTATACACAAGGCCCAGGAAAATTATGAAATCGCCATAAATAAAGTAGTCTTAAGGCCGGGACTATCCCCACTAGAGTTGGTTACCCCCGAGACCGCTGCCCGTGTAGATCAATTTTTTAAGACCATAAGTGGCGAGGTAAGAAAAAAGTTCAAAAACCCAAAACTGGTCTCCACATTGGAATTCCCAGTACTCTTCCTGGGAGCCAAACCGAACAAAACACCTTCGTTTTACAGTTTTATGAACTATGCCGATTTTGGTTTGGGTACTTGGCACCCAAAAGGGGGGATGTACCAAATTGTATTGGCCATGCAAAGTTTGGCCGCGGAGCTTGGCGTGAAAATACATGTAGACACCCCTGTTGATAAAATAACGGTAGAAAATGGAAAGGCAACGGCAATTGTGGTTCAGGGTAAAACAATATTTGCCGATGTAGTACTGAGCGGTGCAGACTATCATCATTCGGAAACATTGCTCGATAAAGAATACAGGCAATATTCTCCCGAATATTGGGACAAAAAAACATTTGCGCCATCGTCCCTTTTGTTTTATGTTGGGTTTGATAAAAAGCTACAGAATATAGAGCATCACAACCTATTTTTTGATACCGATTTTGAACGCCATGCCGAAGAAATTTATGATACCCCTAAATGGCCCAAAAATCCTTTGTTTTATGTGAATTTTCCATCGGTCACCGATACGAGTATGGCTCCCAAAAATTGTGAGACCGGCTTTTTTTTGGTTCCCATTGCTCCTGACCTTGAAGATACGCCCGAGTTGAGAAAGCAGTATTTTGATATTATTATTGACCGATTTGAACAGCGTACCTCACAAAATGTGAAAAATAATATTATATTTAAAGAGTCCTTCTGTGTGAACGATTTTGTTGAGGATTACAACTCTTACAAGGGCAATGCATACGGTATGGCGAATACATTATTACAAACGGCGTTCCTTAGACCTAAACTAAAGAGCAAAAAGGTGAAAAACCTTTTTTTTACAGGACAATTGACCGTTCCCGGCCCAGGTGTACCACCTGCATTGATTTCGGGAAAACTTGTCTCTGAGTTGATTGCTAAGAACCATCAAGTTTAG
- a CDS encoding FKBP-type peptidyl-prolyl cis-trans isomerase has product MKLNKFFVFTLLTVMIWSCNNDDDGPNNESVPPRSLSEVAAENDAEIQDFLRTHFYNYEEFETPPEDFDFKIRIDTIAGANSNKEALINQVEVKTIKVSAFEFLLEGEQDVEHKYYYLEARPGEGLKPTIADSTFVRYQGSLLNGDVFDDRNTGVWWDNPGFQFPGEGFNKDFRGVAEGVVNTAAGTNIIDNSDGTFQIDGYGVGMIIIPSGLSTFNGNRPPISAYSPLIFKFDVLTIVENTDHDNDGIPSILEDLDSDGFLPNDNSDGDTIANFQDADDDNDGTPTREEITINADGTITFPDTDGDGIEDYLDSDS; this is encoded by the coding sequence ATGAAATTGAACAAGTTTTTTGTTTTTACTTTACTGACTGTTATGATATGGTCCTGTAATAATGATGACGATGGCCCTAATAATGAAAGTGTTCCTCCGAGGTCGCTCAGCGAAGTTGCAGCAGAAAACGATGCTGAGATACAAGATTTTTTAAGAACCCATTTTTATAATTACGAAGAGTTTGAGACCCCGCCAGAAGATTTTGATTTTAAAATTAGAATAGACACAATAGCGGGTGCTAATTCTAATAAGGAAGCACTGATAAATCAAGTGGAGGTCAAAACCATAAAAGTTTCGGCTTTTGAGTTTCTATTGGAAGGAGAACAGGACGTTGAACATAAATATTATTATTTGGAGGCAAGACCAGGAGAAGGACTTAAACCAACCATAGCTGATTCTACATTCGTTAGATATCAAGGTTCTTTATTGAATGGCGATGTATTTGATGATCGAAATACAGGTGTTTGGTGGGACAATCCTGGCTTTCAATTTCCTGGTGAGGGTTTTAATAAAGACTTTAGAGGTGTTGCCGAAGGTGTGGTCAATACTGCTGCTGGAACTAATATTATAGATAATAGTGATGGTACATTTCAAATCGATGGTTATGGAGTTGGAATGATAATAATACCATCTGGTTTGTCAACTTTTAATGGGAATAGACCGCCTATTTCTGCATATAGTCCTTTGATATTCAAATTTGATGTTTTGACTATAGTTGAAAACACTGACCATGATAACGATGGCATACCTTCTATCTTAGAAGATTTGGATAGTGATGGTTTTTTACCCAATGATAATTCTGACGGTGATACGATTGCAAATTTTCAAGATGCCGATGACGATAATGATGGCACACCAACCAGAGAAGAAATAACTATAAATGCGGACGGTACTATCACTTTTCCGGATACTGATGGTGATGGTATAGAAGATTATTTGGATAGTGATTCCTAA
- a CDS encoding carotenoid biosynthesis protein, producing MTDFLQKHKISLSIGIVWLFHISAIVGITLGNLDWFIEKTPLNLSLCLFLFIITYPVDNIKKILAFAIFFSGGMFAEWLGVNYGVLFGNYEYGSNFGPKLDGVPYLIGTYWALLTYITASILNYSSLQDWLKILLAAILMVLLDFFMEHSAPIFDFWKFEGGIAPLENYIAWFGLALLFQIILKAFKIRGERLFATHLYLAQLVFFMYFYF from the coding sequence ATGACTGATTTTTTACAGAAGCATAAAATATCTTTGTCCATAGGTATCGTATGGCTTTTCCACATTTCTGCAATTGTAGGGATCACTTTGGGAAATTTAGATTGGTTTATTGAAAAAACCCCTTTAAACTTAAGCCTCTGTTTGTTTCTTTTTATCATCACTTACCCGGTTGATAACATAAAAAAAATATTGGCATTTGCCATTTTTTTTTCGGGCGGAATGTTTGCCGAATGGTTGGGCGTTAATTATGGTGTCTTATTTGGCAATTACGAATATGGGAGCAACTTTGGCCCAAAATTGGATGGCGTACCTTATCTCATCGGAACATACTGGGCCCTGCTGACCTATATTACGGCCAGTATTTTAAATTATAGTTCGCTACAAGATTGGTTGAAAATACTCTTGGCAGCAATATTGATGGTGTTGCTCGATTTTTTTATGGAACATAGTGCGCCCATATTTGATTTTTGGAAATTTGAAGGAGGTATAGCTCCCTTGGAAAATTACATAGCTTGGTTCGGTTTGGCCCTGCTTTTTCAAATAATCTTAAAAGCTTTCAAGATACGGGGTGAGAGGTTGTTTGCAACACACTTATACTTGGCGCAACTCGTGTTCTTCATGTATTTTTATTTTTAA
- a CDS encoding shikimate kinase, whose product MKIVLVGYMGSGKSTVAKLLANAMKLKFLDLDNYIEQRLGSKIPIIFKERGELFFRKKEHEYLKCILDNENDLVLSVGGGTPCYAGNMDSIIEKADAVFYLKVSLPVLVQRLSKEKENRPLIKNIPDEDLPEFIGKHLFERSFYYSQATYKVLCDKKEPKTIVDEIQSLFI is encoded by the coding sequence ATGAAAATAGTGTTGGTCGGTTACATGGGCAGTGGAAAAAGTACGGTTGCTAAATTATTGGCCAATGCTATGAAATTGAAGTTTTTAGATTTAGATAACTACATAGAACAGCGATTAGGCTCTAAAATCCCCATAATTTTTAAAGAACGGGGAGAGCTGTTTTTCAGAAAGAAAGAACATGAATATCTAAAGTGTATTTTGGATAATGAAAATGACCTTGTTCTTTCGGTTGGGGGCGGAACCCCTTGTTATGCAGGTAATATGGATAGTATTATTGAAAAGGCAGATGCGGTATTCTATTTAAAAGTAAGCTTGCCCGTTTTGGTACAGCGCTTGTCCAAAGAAAAAGAAAACAGGCCGTTGATCAAAAATATTCCTGACGAAGATTTACCAGAGTTTATCGGAAAACATTTGTTTGAAAGAAGTTTTTACTACTCACAAGCTACATACAAAGTGCTTTGCGATAAAAAAGAACCAAAAACCATTGTTGACGAAATACAGTCTCTATTCATCTAG
- a CDS encoding DUF3291 domain-containing protein → MSQITTITFFRYSGFSNKLWAFGMMQFAHKALKKSLGLQTYKLMGSGKEGFNPFPDWSVYALLQIWEDEAAANTFFEHSNLMKRYRHKSCERWTLFMKNIKADGKWAGSNPFEKSTSLDGQNPYIAVITRATIKPKLFFKFWRYVPVSQQPLSRNKGLVYTKGIGEVPFLQMATFSLWQNTESLMSFAYKSKEHQVAIKKTRALDWYKEELFSRFQPYRSIGKWQGKNPLPMVSS, encoded by the coding sequence ATGTCTCAAATAACTACGATAACCTTTTTTAGATACTCCGGGTTTTCGAATAAGTTATGGGCGTTTGGGATGATGCAGTTTGCACATAAAGCGTTAAAAAAATCTCTGGGACTGCAAACCTATAAGTTAATGGGTAGTGGTAAGGAGGGTTTTAATCCTTTTCCGGATTGGTCGGTGTACGCTTTACTTCAAATTTGGGAAGATGAAGCTGCTGCAAATACTTTTTTTGAACATTCCAATCTAATGAAACGTTACCGGCATAAAAGCTGTGAAAGGTGGACGCTTTTTATGAAAAATATAAAAGCAGATGGAAAATGGGCCGGGAGCAACCCCTTCGAGAAAAGCACTTCCTTAGATGGGCAAAATCCATATATAGCCGTAATAACAAGGGCCACCATAAAGCCAAAGCTATTTTTCAAGTTTTGGAGATACGTTCCCGTTTCACAACAACCTCTTTCCCGAAACAAAGGGTTGGTTTATACAAAAGGCATTGGGGAAGTACCATTTTTACAGATGGCAACGTTCAGCTTATGGCAAAATACGGAGTCTTTGATGTCATTTGCCTATAAGAGCAAGGAACACCAAGTCGCCATTAAAAAAACAAGGGCATTGGATTGGTACAAAGAAGAGCTCTTCTCTAGGTTTCAACCTTACAGATCCATTGGAAAATGGCAGGGTAAGAATCCGTTACCAATGGTATCATCTTAA
- a CDS encoding phytoene/squalene synthase family protein, translated as MKQLFDNVSYNCSKIVTESYSTSFALATKMLASSIRSDIYNIYGFVRFADEIVDTFHEYEKEALFNKFETSLYDALKDKISLNPILNSFQHTYHKYGIPHDLVASFMKSMRMDLHKSDYITTEEYKEYIYGSADVVGLMCLKVFVKGDNEKYESLKESAMALGSAFQKVNFLRDLKADFEDLNRSYFPNTNLMELDEDSKQRIVNEIKADFEMGYSGIVQLPNEAKFGVYTAYKYYYKLLKKLQKTPPLEIKNARIRVPNYQKFGLLAKSYVNYKLQLV; from the coding sequence ATGAAACAATTATTTGACAACGTCTCCTACAATTGCAGTAAGATCGTGACAGAATCTTATAGCACCTCTTTTGCCTTGGCCACTAAAATGCTGGCAAGTTCAATACGAAGCGATATATATAACATATACGGCTTTGTTCGTTTTGCCGACGAGATCGTAGATACATTTCACGAATATGAAAAAGAGGCCTTGTTCAATAAATTTGAAACCAGCCTATACGATGCATTAAAAGACAAAATTAGCCTTAACCCCATTCTAAACTCTTTTCAGCACACCTACCATAAGTATGGCATTCCTCATGATTTGGTAGCATCGTTCATGAAAAGTATGCGTATGGACCTACATAAAAGTGACTACATTACCACAGAAGAGTATAAAGAATACATTTATGGATCTGCCGACGTTGTGGGTTTAATGTGCCTTAAGGTGTTTGTAAAAGGAGACAATGAAAAATATGAATCATTAAAAGAATCCGCCATGGCCTTGGGTTCCGCTTTTCAAAAAGTGAATTTCTTAAGGGACTTGAAGGCGGACTTCGAAGATTTGAACCGAAGTTATTTCCCGAATACGAATTTGATGGAGTTGGACGAAGATTCAAAACAACGTATCGTAAATGAAATAAAGGCAGACTTTGAAATGGGCTATTCAGGTATTGTGCAATTACCCAATGAAGCCAAATTTGGTGTTTACACAGCCTATAAGTATTATTATAAGCTGCTGAAGAAATTACAAAAAACACCGCCTTTAGAAATTAAAAACGCTCGTATTCGCGTACCCAACTATCAAAAGTTCGGCCTATTGGCAAAATCGTATGTAAATTATAAATTACAGCTAGTTTAA
- a CDS encoding sterol desaturase family protein has protein sequence MKIFFWILIFLGTFSIMEFMAWFTHKYIMHGFLWSLHKDHHHKDHDSWFERNDAFFIFYAIVSMSCFYFGSNGYWYAYPIGFGIMAYGAAYFLVHDIFIHQRFKIFRNANNWYAKGVRRAHKIHHKHLGKEDGECFGMLFVPFKYFKK, from the coding sequence ATGAAAATATTCTTTTGGATACTTATTTTTCTAGGGACTTTTTCGATTATGGAGTTTATGGCATGGTTTACCCATAAATATATCATGCACGGATTTCTATGGAGTCTCCACAAAGACCATCATCATAAAGATCATGACTCGTGGTTCGAAAGAAATGATGCCTTTTTCATTTTTTATGCCATTGTTAGCATGAGCTGTTTTTATTTTGGCAGTAACGGGTATTGGTATGCTTACCCTATTGGTTTTGGAATCATGGCCTATGGTGCAGCTTACTTTTTGGTGCACGATATTTTTATACACCAAAGGTTTAAAATATTTAGAAATGCCAATAACTGGTATGCCAAAGGTGTACGGCGTGCCCATAAAATACACCATAAACATTTAGGAAAAGAAGATGGGGAATGTTTTGGTATGCTCTTCGTACCGTTCAAGTACTTTAAAAAATAA
- a CDS encoding RNA-binding S4 domain-containing protein produces the protein MRIDKYLWSIRCFKTRNIATEACKKGHVKVNGHVVKPAREVYPADKVMVRKNQINYEFTVLDTPKSRVGAKLVDIYRKDTTPASAFENNELLQYSKDYYRKKGTGRPTKKDRRDIDDYLDEPTPNPIKDEDKFS, from the coding sequence ATGCGAATAGATAAATACTTATGGAGCATACGCTGTTTCAAGACCCGTAATATTGCGACCGAGGCCTGTAAAAAAGGGCATGTAAAGGTAAACGGTCATGTGGTCAAACCCGCAAGGGAAGTATACCCTGCCGATAAAGTCATGGTCAGAAAAAATCAAATCAACTATGAGTTTACGGTATTGGACACTCCAAAAAGTAGGGTCGGCGCTAAATTGGTTGATATCTATAGAAAGGATACCACTCCCGCAAGTGCATTTGAAAACAATGAATTACTACAGTACTCAAAAGACTATTACAGAAAAAAGGGTACTGGCAGGCCTACCAAAAAAGACCGTAGGGATATTGATGATTATTTGGATGAACCCACACCCAATCCCATAAAAGACGAAGATAAATTTTCCTGA
- a CDS encoding transketolase family protein — MNTYTDQGKNDTRSGFGAGLTELGRTNPNVVALCADLIGSLKMQDFIDENPERFFQVGIAEANMMGIAAGLTIGGKIPFTGTFANFSTGRVYDQIRQSIAYSDKNVKICASHAGITLGEDGATHQILEDIGLMKMLPGMTVINPCDYNQTKAATIAIAKHHGPVYLRFGRPKVANFTPTDQKFEIGKALLLNEGKDVTIIATGHLVWEALKAAETLENQGVSAEVINIHTIKPLDAEAVLKSVKKTGCVVTAEEHNYLGGLGESISGLLATQHPTPQEFVATRDTFGESGTPDQLMEKYGLNNKAIEQAVLKVLKRKG; from the coding sequence ATGAATACATATACAGACCAAGGAAAAAATGATACAAGAAGCGGATTTGGTGCAGGGCTGACCGAATTGGGGAGAACAAACCCAAATGTGGTCGCTCTTTGTGCCGATTTGATAGGTTCCCTAAAAATGCAGGATTTTATCGATGAAAATCCTGAGCGTTTCTTTCAAGTAGGGATTGCCGAAGCCAATATGATGGGAATAGCCGCGGGTTTGACCATTGGTGGTAAAATACCGTTTACGGGAACGTTCGCCAACTTTTCCACAGGCAGGGTCTATGACCAAATACGGCAATCAATTGCGTATTCTGACAAAAATGTGAAAATATGTGCCTCGCATGCCGGTATCACTTTGGGCGAGGATGGTGCTACACACCAAATACTGGAAGATATCGGATTAATGAAAATGTTGCCCGGTATGACCGTTATAAACCCCTGTGACTATAACCAGACCAAAGCGGCGACCATCGCCATAGCCAAACATCACGGCCCAGTGTATTTACGTTTTGGAAGACCCAAAGTAGCTAACTTTACCCCCACCGACCAAAAGTTTGAAATTGGTAAAGCACTGCTATTGAACGAAGGAAAAGATGTTACCATAATCGCTACAGGACATTTGGTTTGGGAAGCTTTAAAAGCTGCAGAAACTTTAGAAAATCAAGGTGTTTCTGCTGAGGTCATAAATATCCACACCATAAAACCTCTGGATGCGGAAGCCGTGTTAAAGTCTGTTAAAAAAACAGGTTGTGTCGTAACTGCCGAAGAACATAATTATTTAGGTGGTTTGGGCGAAAGTATCTCTGGATTACTTGCTACGCAGCATCCCACGCCTCAAGAATTCGTTGCCACCCGCGATACTTTTGGTGAAAGTGGCACCCCGGACCAGTTGATGGAGAAATACGGGTTAAACAATAAAGCCATTGAACAAGCCGTTTTAAAGGTGTTGAAAAGAAAAGGCTAA
- the crtD gene encoding 1-hydroxycarotenoid 3,4-desaturase CrtD, which yields MSHAIVIGAGIGGIATALRLRKKGYEVTVLEKNRYAGGKLHAIKENGYRFDLGPSLFTMPHLVTELFDLYGVNPSDYFEYKEKKVICNYFWEDGTRFSVTSNLDDFIKNASNTFDEPTKNLSQYINKNKKKYDLTNTLFLEKSLHKAKTYLSLKTVKAILNITSLDVSTSLNTVNKSRFKNPKLVQLFNRYATYNGSSPYKTPGIMSMIPHLEMHYGTFFPKGGMHRISMSLFELALSQGVKFNFEEQVKKINIINGVATGVVSNKADYRADMVVSNMDVFPTYKKLLQDEKHPKKVLAQERSSSALIFYWGISKEFPELDLHNILFSDAYKDEFQAIFEDKNLYHDPTVYINITSKEEPQDAPKNHENWFVMINAPGNYGQDWEQLKNQAKTHIISKINRILKVDVESLITYEHILTPVGIESNTSSYRGALYGAASNDKFAAFLRHPNFSNAIKNLYFCGGSVHPGGGIPLCLLSAKIVSDLVPKPTFDD from the coding sequence ATGTCGCATGCCATAGTCATTGGTGCCGGAATTGGTGGCATTGCTACTGCATTGCGGCTTCGTAAAAAGGGTTACGAAGTTACCGTACTCGAAAAAAACCGGTATGCTGGAGGCAAGCTTCATGCGATAAAAGAGAACGGGTACCGGTTTGATTTGGGGCCCTCTTTGTTTACCATGCCACACTTGGTTACCGAACTTTTTGATTTATATGGAGTAAACCCTTCCGATTATTTTGAATACAAGGAAAAAAAAGTCATTTGTAATTATTTTTGGGAAGACGGTACTCGTTTTTCGGTTACTTCAAATTTGGATGATTTTATAAAAAATGCTTCCAATACTTTTGATGAACCCACTAAAAATTTATCCCAGTACATAAACAAGAACAAGAAAAAATATGACTTGACCAATACCCTTTTTCTTGAAAAATCATTACATAAAGCAAAAACATATCTATCGCTTAAAACTGTAAAAGCAATCCTGAATATTACCAGTTTAGATGTAAGTACATCACTGAACACTGTTAATAAGTCACGCTTTAAAAACCCAAAACTTGTTCAGCTGTTCAATAGATATGCCACATATAATGGTTCCTCGCCCTACAAAACCCCGGGGATAATGTCAATGATTCCACATTTGGAAATGCATTACGGTACTTTTTTTCCGAAAGGTGGCATGCATCGCATTAGCATGAGCTTATTTGAATTGGCTCTCTCACAAGGCGTAAAGTTTAACTTTGAAGAGCAGGTCAAAAAAATCAATATCATCAACGGTGTTGCTACGGGAGTAGTTTCTAATAAGGCCGATTATCGTGCAGATATGGTCGTTTCCAATATGGATGTTTTTCCGACCTATAAAAAACTATTGCAAGATGAAAAACACCCCAAGAAAGTATTGGCCCAAGAGCGCTCAAGTTCTGCACTTATTTTTTATTGGGGAATTTCCAAGGAGTTTCCCGAACTTGATTTGCACAATATACTCTTCAGCGATGCTTATAAAGATGAGTTTCAAGCAATTTTTGAGGATAAAAACTTGTATCATGACCCAACGGTATATATTAATATTACGAGTAAAGAAGAGCCCCAAGATGCCCCAAAAAATCATGAGAATTGGTTTGTTATGATAAATGCGCCTGGAAATTACGGACAAGACTGGGAGCAATTAAAAAATCAGGCGAAGACCCACATCATTTCAAAAATCAACCGAATCCTTAAAGTTGATGTGGAATCTCTGATAACGTACGAACATATTCTCACCCCGGTCGGTATCGAGAGTAACACAAGTTCATACCGGGGAGCACTTTATGGCGCTGCGAGCAACGATAAATTTGCCGCATTCTTAAGGCATCCCAATTTTTCAAATGCCATAAAAAATTTATATTTCTGTGGTGGATCAGTACATCCTGGTGGTGGTATTCCCCTTTGTCTTTTATCAGCAAAAATTGTATCTGACCTAGTTCCAAAACCTACTTTTGATGACTGA
- a CDS encoding outer membrane beta-barrel protein: protein MKKTLLTAVIALLSITAFAQKDSGFGIKAGLNYNQNGDLNFRQVQDAGEDLISGSDGKVGYHIGFFGKLDFPKIYLRPELIYTKTKSSYDIDGTTNDYDISKLDLPVLLGYKIIGPLSVFAGPAFQYTLNNDLEGLEVNDVQNDFTVGAQFGVAVSLGNIGVDVRYERGFSENEANFIGNNVTDISGRVDSRPSQIIFGLSLKL from the coding sequence ATGAAAAAAACACTTCTTACCGCTGTTATTGCTTTGTTGAGTATTACGGCATTTGCACAAAAAGATTCGGGATTTGGTATAAAGGCCGGTCTTAACTACAACCAAAATGGTGATTTGAATTTTAGACAGGTACAGGATGCCGGCGAAGACCTAATTTCTGGCTCTGATGGAAAAGTAGGGTATCATATCGGTTTTTTCGGCAAGCTTGATTTTCCTAAAATTTATCTACGCCCAGAGCTTATCTATACAAAGACCAAAAGTAGCTATGATATAGATGGTACAACCAATGACTATGATATTTCAAAGTTGGACCTACCTGTACTACTGGGATATAAAATTATTGGCCCGTTGAGTGTTTTTGCAGGCCCGGCTTTTCAATATACCCTTAATAACGATTTAGAAGGCCTGGAAGTGAATGATGTACAAAACGATTTTACCGTTGGTGCACAATTTGGTGTAGCGGTAAGCTTAGGAAATATTGGTGTAGATGTACGCTACGAAAGAGGCTTCTCTGAAAACGAAGCCAATTTTATCGGAAACAACGTTACCGACATTTCGGGTAGGGTAGATTCAAGACCGTCACAGATTATTTTTGGGCTATCGCTCAAATTATAA
- a CDS encoding phosphoribosyltransferase family protein — translation MQNKILNHIQIQHKTNRIAYQIFEANVGEKEIILAGIDGGGLKFAKKIQNVLMTITKSEIVLCKVSMDKKNPLQSGVETSITSENYAHKSVVLVDDVLNSGTTLIYGVHHFLQTPLKQLKTAVLVNRNHKKYPVKADYKGISLSTSLQEHVIVDFKAKNDAVYLDE, via the coding sequence ATGCAAAACAAAATATTGAACCATATACAGATTCAGCATAAGACCAACCGTATCGCCTATCAAATTTTTGAGGCCAACGTGGGCGAGAAAGAGATAATATTGGCCGGTATTGATGGTGGTGGACTTAAATTTGCAAAAAAAATACAAAATGTATTGATGACAATAACAAAGTCAGAAATCGTGTTGTGTAAGGTTAGTATGGATAAAAAAAATCCTTTACAAAGCGGTGTAGAAACATCGATCACTTCTGAAAATTATGCCCATAAGTCAGTGGTATTGGTCGACGATGTGCTCAATTCCGGTACTACATTGATTTATGGTGTGCATCATTTTCTACAAACTCCGTTAAAGCAATTAAAAACCGCCGTTTTGGTCAATAGAAACCACAAAAAGTATCCTGTGAAGGCCGATTATAAAGGCATCTCACTTTCCACCTCACTGCAGGAGCATGTTATTGTAGATTTTAAGGCCAAAAACGATGCCGTGTACCTAGATGAATAG
- a CDS encoding MerR family transcriptional regulator, producing MNNVKKFFSIRDLENLSGIKAHTIRIWEKRYNLLSPERTSTNIRTYSLSSLQKLLNITLLYNNGYKISKIARIPENEIPLMVREIVAKNSVKNHAINAFKLAMINFDQSLFFSTYNSLLADKSFREIFKDVFIPLLNELGLLWQTDTISPSHEHFITNLIKQKIFINTEKLQIIEPTKKDKIFVLFLPENEIHEIGLLFLNYEIVLRGYKSIYLGQTVPIKSLQDLRKYYDNLYFVSYFTVEPSKDKLDKYIKEFIKEVVDNGNSKLWVLGYQIQHLSDKILPHNMKTFNSIQQVVNEL from the coding sequence ATGAACAACGTTAAAAAGTTTTTTAGTATTCGTGATTTGGAGAACCTTTCAGGAATAAAGGCCCATACCATACGTATATGGGAGAAAAGATATAATCTCTTATCACCAGAAAGAACAAGTACCAACATAAGAACGTACAGTCTTAGCAGCCTTCAAAAACTTTTGAATATTACACTTTTGTATAACAACGGTTATAAAATTTCTAAAATTGCCCGGATACCCGAGAACGAAATTCCCTTGATGGTACGCGAAATAGTCGCCAAAAACAGTGTCAAGAATCATGCGATAAATGCTTTTAAATTAGCCATGATAAATTTTGACCAATCCTTGTTTTTTAGCACTTACAATAGCCTTTTGGCAGATAAATCCTTTAGGGAAATTTTTAAGGATGTCTTTATCCCACTCCTAAATGAGTTAGGCCTTTTATGGCAAACTGACACCATTAGTCCGTCCCATGAACATTTTATTACCAATCTGATCAAACAAAAAATATTTATCAATACAGAAAAGCTACAAATCATAGAGCCTACCAAAAAGGATAAAATATTTGTACTTTTCTTGCCCGAAAACGAAATACATGAAATAGGCCTGCTTTTTCTTAACTACGAAATTGTACTCAGAGGGTACAAATCAATATATCTTGGACAAACGGTACCCATTAAAAGTCTACAGGATTTACGAAAATATTATGATAATCTATATTTTGTATCTTATTTTACCGTAGAGCCCTCTAAAGATAAATTGGACAAATACATTAAGGAATTTATTAAGGAAGTAGTTGACAACGGCAATTCAAAGTTATGGGTTTTGGGTTATCAGATTCAGCATTTATCCGATAAAATTCTTCCGCACAACATGAAGACGTTCAATTCGATTCAGCAAGTAGTGAATGAACTTTAA